The nucleotide sequence AACTAATTGGGGAAAGAGCGAGATTGATCAATATATTTTAGCGATCTTAGAAAAAAATAATCACGGGCCCTCGCAAGAAGCAGATAAAAGAACTTTGATTCGACGCCTTAGTTTTGACCTTACGGGACTTCCTCCCACACCAGAAGAAATCAAGCAATTCCTGAACGATTCTAGTACTCAGGCCTATGAAAAATTAGTCGATCGTTTGATTGCAAAACCGCAATATGGCGAGCACATGACTAAGTACTGGCTCGACTTGGTGCGTTTTGCCGATACCAATGGCCGCCATCACGATCACTACCGCGACATGACTCCTTATCGCGATTGGGTGATCAAGTCCTTCAATGAAAATTTGAACTACGATGATTTTGTTCGTTATCAAGTAGCCGGGGATCTTTATAAAAAGCCGACACAAGATCAACTCGTGGCCTCGGGTTTCAATCGCTTACACCTCATCATTGATGCGGGTACGGCTCCTCCGGAAGAGAGTCTGACGCGCAATGTGATTGACCGGGTAACTGCGGTGGGAACTGCCTTTATGGGACTTACAGTTCAGTGTGCGGTGTGCCATGATCACAAATACGATCCCATTACTCAAAAAGATTTCTTTGCCCTCTATGCCTTTTTTAATAACTTCGATGGTGGAGCTGAAACAGGAGGAAGAAAAGGCGGCGACTTTAAAAAGGGCTTACAAAAACCCTACATCTTTTTAGAAGATAAGAGTGCTAAAGTTAATGAAAAAGAAACTGAGCTAAATCCCTATTGGATCTGGAAACAAGGAAAAATTGGTACAGAAAAAGCCAATTTCAAAAGAACTTTTACAATTAATGAAAAGCCTAAAAAAGCCTTCTTACAGGCGACTTGCGATAATAGCTTTAAACTTATGATTAATGGCCAAGAAGTCGCCAAGTCAGACCAATGGAATAAACCAGCTCAAAAGGATGTGGCAAAGTATCTCAAAGTTGGTCAAAATGAGATCACAGTTGAAGCCGCCAATATTGGTGAACTAGGTGGTTTTATTTTTGCTCTTAAAGCAGGAGACTTCTTTTTGGTGAGTGATAAAACATGGAAGGCTCAGCAAGTTGGTGGTAAATGGCAGGCTGCAGTAGAACTCAAGCCCCATGGTGCAGAGCCTTGGAATAAGATTCTTACCACCAACAAATCAGAAGATAATCGTCGTGGCGCCATGGTCATGAAAGAGCGCAAGGATATTCGACCAGCACATATTTTACTCCGCGGTGAATACGATCAACTCGGTGAAGTGGTAGAGCGTAATACACCGGGCTTTTTACCCCCCTTAAAAAAGCAGGGTGATATTGCCTCGAGAATGGATCTTGCGAATTGGTTAATTGATTCTCATCCGCTAACGGCAAGAATTGCAGTGAATCGTTTTTGGCAACAGCTCTTTGGCGTGGGTCTCGTGAAAACCTCCGAAGACTTTGGTGCTCAAGGTGAAGTTCCTAGCCATCCTAAGTTATTGGATTACTTAAGCGTGTCATTTATGGAATCGGGCTGGGATGTAAAAGCCTTGATGAAAGAAATGGTTTTATCAAAGGCCTATCGTCAGTCATCTAAAGCAAAACCTGAAGCTTTTCAGGCTGATGCGGAGAATCGACTATTGGCACGTGGTTCGCGCTTCCGTATGGATTCAGAAATGATTCGCGATCAAATCCTCGTCAATAGTGGCTTACTTTCACAGCAAATGTATGGGGCCAGTGTGAAACCCCCTCAGCCAGCGGGTTTATGGAAAGCGGTTTCAATGCCTTATTCCTATCCAAAAGTGTATGCCGCGGATTCGGGTGATGCCATCTATCGCCGTAGCATGTATACTTTTTGGAAGCGTGGTATGCCACCTCCCCAAATGAGTATCCTCAATGCACCTGAACGAGAAGCCTGTATTGCTCGTCGCGAACGTACCAATACACCTTTGCAGGCCTTGCTCTTGATGAATGAACCTGAATTCCTTAAATCTCAGCGTCATCTCGCTCAAGCCATGATGAGTAAAAAGAACTTAAGTGATCAGCAAAAGATCCAAGCTATTTATGAGCGTTTGACTTCTAAGCTCGCGAATAAATCCGAGCAAAAAATCCTTCAAGACTTAGTGAATAAGATGAGAAGGACTTATACGCGTCAGCCACAGCAAGCGAATAAAATATGCCAGGATTTAAAACTTAAAAATCAACAAGAGCGCATCGAACTGGCTTCTTGGACGATGCTTATCAATACGCTATATAGTCTTGATATAATGAAGACGAGGGAGTAGAGCTATGAACTTTTTTGAAAATAATAATATTTTATCACGCCGTAGTTTTTTGAAACAAAGTGGCATGGGACTCGGCGCTGCTGGACTCGCCTCTCTAATGTCGCCAAACGCTCATGCGGGACAAAAGGGTTTACATCATAAAGCCAAAGCTAAACGCGTCATTTTCCTCTTTATGGCCGGCGGCCAAAGTCAATTGGATCTCTTTGATCACAAGCCTGGCTTGAACAAATTATTCAATACGAAACTTCCTGCATCAGTGAGCAATGGTCAGCGCGTGACGCAAATGACTAAAGGCAAGGAACAGTTGATCCAGCCCTCTAAGTTCAAATTTTCTCAGCATGGACAAAGCGGTACTTGGATGAGCGAACTTATGCCTCATCTCGCAAATTCAGTTGATGACCTGTGCATGATCAAATCAATGCATACCAAATCTATCAATCACGATCCAGGAAAAACTATGTTTTGTACCGGCAGTGAATTGCCAGGGAAACCGAGTATGGGCTCATGGTTGAGTTATGGTATGGGCTCAATGAATAAAGATCTTCCAGAATTCGTGGTCATGCCCTCAGCTTTTTGGTCGGGTGGTACCGGCAATGTACAGGCACTCTATAGTCGTCTATGGGGCAATGGTTTCTTGCCTTCAAAGCACCAAGGTACTGCCTTGCAAGCAGCGGGTGATCCCGTATTGTTCCTCTCGAACCCTCCTGGAGTGACCGCAGGTATTCGCCGTAGTTCACTTGATGCCGTAGGACAACTCAATAATGGTCAGTTTGCTGCCATTGGTGACCCGGAAATTCAAGCAACGGTGGCCCAGCAGGAATTGGCTTATCGTATGCAATCTTCTGTTCCCGAATTAACCGACCTCTCTCATGAATCAAAAGCCACCTTGGAGATGTATGGACCTGAAGTTCATAAGCAAGGTTCTTTTGCGCGCAATTGTCTTTTGGCACGACGCATGGCGGAACGTGATGTGCGTTTTATCCAACTCTTTCATCGCGGTTGGGATCATCACTCGGGCTTACCCGGGAAAATCAAGGGTCAATGCTATGATGTGGATCAGCCCGCCGCCGCCTTAATCAAAGATTTAAAGCAGCGTGGCATGCTAGAAGACACCCTCATTGTCTGTGCAGGTGAATTTGGTCGTACCGTCTATGGGCAAGGTAAACTCAATCGCGATAACTATGGTCGTGATCATCACCCACGTTGCTTCTCCGCTTGGATGGCTGGTGGTGGCGTTAAAGCCGGTATTTCTTATGGTCAAACAGATGAGTTTTCTTATAACGTGGTCGATAAACCCGTTTCGGTTTCGGATCTTCATGCCACGATGTTATGGCAACTCGGCCTCGATCATTCACGACTCAGCTTCCCCTTCCAGGGACTCGATCAAAAACTCACGGGAGTCGACCCCTGCAAAGTTGTCCAGGGCCTTATTTCTTGAGGAAAAATAAACTCAAGATCAGTGTTTTTATGATGACGGTGCTAAGCTTAGTTCTTCCAGCGGAAGATAGTGAAAAAACCGTGGTGCTTACTTTTGATGATTCGGTCAAGAGTCAGGCGGAATTTGTCGCACCACTTCTAAAAAAACACGGTTTTAATGCCACTTTCTTTATCACTGAGGGCTTTTCCTTCCACAAGAGAAAAGACCTCTACATGACTTGGGCGCAGATTAAACAACTCCATGATCAGGGCTTTGAGATCGGCAATCATACCAAGAGTCACCGCAGTGTAAAAAAAATGAGTGCAGAACAATTGCGCAAATCGCTTGAGCATATAGAAAATCAATGTAAAAAGCATGGCATTCCTAAGCCCATTTCCTTTTGTTACCCTGGATATGCCACCGCGCCCAAGGCCTTAAAAGTCTTGCAAGAAAAGGGCTATCGCTTTGCTCGTGCGGGTGGAGATAA is from Lentisphaera profundi and encodes:
- a CDS encoding polysaccharide deacetylase family protein, which translates into the protein MRKNKLKISVFMMTVLSLVLPAEDSEKTVVLTFDDSVKSQAEFVAPLLKKHGFNATFFITEGFSFHKRKDLYMTWAQIKQLHDQGFEIGNHTKSHRSVKKMSAEQLRKSLEHIENQCKKHGIPKPISFCYPGYATAPKALKVLQEKGYRFARAGGDKASEVAKDNLLLLPQAFDAKPKSTLEQFKKAVDQADAKHIPILTFHGVPDLEHPWVTTSPEKFKAYMKYLKDNDFKVISLRDYPLKN
- a CDS encoding DUF1501 domain-containing protein gives rise to the protein MNFFENNNILSRRSFLKQSGMGLGAAGLASLMSPNAHAGQKGLHHKAKAKRVIFLFMAGGQSQLDLFDHKPGLNKLFNTKLPASVSNGQRVTQMTKGKEQLIQPSKFKFSQHGQSGTWMSELMPHLANSVDDLCMIKSMHTKSINHDPGKTMFCTGSELPGKPSMGSWLSYGMGSMNKDLPEFVVMPSAFWSGGTGNVQALYSRLWGNGFLPSKHQGTALQAAGDPVLFLSNPPGVTAGIRRSSLDAVGQLNNGQFAAIGDPEIQATVAQQELAYRMQSSVPELTDLSHESKATLEMYGPEVHKQGSFARNCLLARRMAERDVRFIQLFHRGWDHHSGLPGKIKGQCYDVDQPAAALIKDLKQRGMLEDTLIVCAGEFGRTVYGQGKLNRDNYGRDHHPRCFSAWMAGGGVKAGISYGQTDEFSYNVVDKPVSVSDLHATMLWQLGLDHSRLSFPFQGLDQKLTGVDPCKVVQGLIS
- a CDS encoding DUF1553 domain-containing protein; this encodes MNRFLLISFCLLTLAQAKEINFNQDIRPILSDRCFHCHGPDKHDRKKDLRLDIAEGDDGAYRLRKKRYGIVPGDLEKSSVWQRIITDDEDDVMPPLDSHKKQLSKDEKALIKQWIEEGAKYEDFWAFSPAEKVAPAKTKTNWGKSEIDQYILAILEKNNHGPSQEADKRTLIRRLSFDLTGLPPTPEEIKQFLNDSSTQAYEKLVDRLIAKPQYGEHMTKYWLDLVRFADTNGRHHDHYRDMTPYRDWVIKSFNENLNYDDFVRYQVAGDLYKKPTQDQLVASGFNRLHLIIDAGTAPPEESLTRNVIDRVTAVGTAFMGLTVQCAVCHDHKYDPITQKDFFALYAFFNNFDGGAETGGRKGGDFKKGLQKPYIFLEDKSAKVNEKETELNPYWIWKQGKIGTEKANFKRTFTINEKPKKAFLQATCDNSFKLMINGQEVAKSDQWNKPAQKDVAKYLKVGQNEITVEAANIGELGGFIFALKAGDFFLVSDKTWKAQQVGGKWQAAVELKPHGAEPWNKILTTNKSEDNRRGAMVMKERKDIRPAHILLRGEYDQLGEVVERNTPGFLPPLKKQGDIASRMDLANWLIDSHPLTARIAVNRFWQQLFGVGLVKTSEDFGAQGEVPSHPKLLDYLSVSFMESGWDVKALMKEMVLSKAYRQSSKAKPEAFQADAENRLLARGSRFRMDSEMIRDQILVNSGLLSQQMYGASVKPPQPAGLWKAVSMPYSYPKVYAADSGDAIYRRSMYTFWKRGMPPPQMSILNAPEREACIARRERTNTPLQALLLMNEPEFLKSQRHLAQAMMSKKNLSDQQKIQAIYERLTSKLANKSEQKILQDLVNKMRRTYTRQPQQANKICQDLKLKNQQERIELASWTMLINTLYSLDIMKTRE